In Miscanthus floridulus cultivar M001 chromosome 5, ASM1932011v1, whole genome shotgun sequence, one genomic interval encodes:
- the LOC136451218 gene encoding uncharacterized protein, with the protein MKRDGDIASLYRKHEAKRKAAAAAAAATSNHSPNSIVPVVEQQTRERVVEETENNVVPPPPRPQPPSAQPVYDINRLPHDPGERRPIRSYPVKDQDAIRRAYITKGPFKPFAHDFPKTWISGQNRQFNFCWMYNHEWLEYSIKKDAAFCFICYLFKKGSGSEAFTVDGWNNWNIGEPALLKHLGSKAHIAAQERCIKFLLHQGLAFRGHDESKESSNRGNFIELLKFLAGNSEEVNKYVLDNAPGNCTLTSPDIQKQIIHCCALETRKKIIEELGDEPFAILADESSDISHKEQLALCLRYVDKLGRPCEHFIGVVHVDDTTSLSLKSAIEALLVSHGLSLTQIRGQGYDGASNMKGDIKGLKTLIMQDSPSAYYIHCFAHQLQLVLVAVAKGNTDCSSFFDQVSILLNIIGVSCKRHDMLRKARLENIKKALDCGEIESGTGLHQEMGLSRPGDTRWGSHYKTICSILTMYESIHDVLVDLGDDPTYKDDWTKIHFVTGAFETFEFVFFVHLMYFILGYTNELSECLQRREQDILNAISLVNVAKKRMQQLRSDGWNTFLEKVTSFCDKHGVDVPAMDGVYVPYGKSTRKARARKQTNDDHFRREVYIGVIDQISQELDNRFDEINMELLSCMVAFNPSKSFESFDAQKLRRLAEFYPKDFSKNNLRRHELQLDNYIDDIKQDDRFKGLENIVDLSVKLVQTKRHKVYDMVYELLKLVLLLPVATASVERVFSALVLVKTKTRNKMGDSLLDDCLVTFIERDIFFEVDEDDIIETFMSLRTRRINSSAR; encoded by the exons ATGAAGAGAGACGGGGACATTGCATCTCTTTATCGGAAGCATGAAGCAAAAAggaaggcagcggcggcggcagcggctgctACTTCTAATCATTCTCCTAATTCGATTGTACCTGTGGTGGAACAGCAGACTCGTGAGAGAGTAGTTGAGGAAACTGAAAATAATGTGGTACCGCCaccgccacgaccacagccgccttCAGCTCAACCGGTTTATGATATCAATCGTCTTCCACATGATCCAGGTGAAAGACGTCCCATTCGTAGTTATCCAGTTAAGGATCAAGATGCAATTCGAAGAGCATATATTACTAAAGGTCCATTTAAACCCTTTGCACATGATTTTCCGAAAACATGGATTTCAGGACAAAATCGCCAATTCAATTTTTGTTGGATGTACAATCATGAATGGCTTGAGTATAGTATTAAGAAGGATGCTGCATTTTGctttatatgctacttgtttaaGAAGGGCAGTGGGTCGGAGGCATTTACTGTTGATGGCTGGAATAATTGGAATATAGGAGAGCCTGCACTTCTCAAACATTTGGGTTCCAAGGCACATATTGCAGCTCAAGAGAG gtgtatcaagtttcttttgcatcaagggttggcatttcgtggacatgatgaaagtaaagaatctagcaacagagggaacttcattgaacttttgaaatttcttgctgGAAATAGTGAAGAAGTCAACAAGTATGTTTTGGACAATGCTCCAGGTAATTGTACCTTAACTAGCCCGGACATACAAAAGCAAattattcactgttgtgccctagaaactagaaagaaaataattgaagaactTGGTGATGAGCCCTTTGCAATTTTAGCCGAtgagtctagtgatatatcacataaagaacaactagctctttgcttgcgttatgttgataaattgggaaggccatgtgagcattttattggagttgttcatgtagatgatactacctcTCTATCACTGAAGAGTGCAATTGAAGCTTTACTTGTTAGTCATGGCTTGAGTTTGACTCAAATCCGTGGTCAAGGATATGATGGGGCtagcaatatgaaaggagatattaaaggGCTGAAAACATTGATCATGCAAGATTCACCTTCTGCTTATTATATTCATTGTTTTGCTCATCAACTCCAATTGGTTCTTGTGGCTGTTGCTAAGGGAAATACAGATTGCAGCTCCTTTTTTGATCAAGTATCTATCTTATTGAATATTATTGGGGTTTCTTGTAAGCGTCATGACATGCTTAGAAAAGCTAGGCTTGAGAAtatcaagaaagcacttgacTGTGGTGAAATTGAATCTGGAACTGGATTACATCAAGAAATGGGTTTGTCTAGGCCTGGAGATACTCGATGGGGATCTCATTACAAAACTATATGCAGCATCCTTACTATGTATGAATCAATCCATGATGTACTGGTTGATCTTGGGGATGATCCTACATATAAGGATGATTGGACCAAAATACATTTTGTGACGGGAGCATTTGAGacctttgagtttgttttctttgtaCATTTAATGTATTTTATTCTTGGATACACGAATGAGTTATCTGAGTGTCTACAAAGAAGGGAGCAAGATATTCTCAATGCAATAtcacttgttaatgtggcaaagaAAAGAATGCAACAATTGAGGTCTGATGGTTGGAATACTTTTCTTGAGAAGGTCACCTCATTTTGTGATAAACATGGTGTTGATGTTCCTGCTATGGATGGTGTTTATGTTCCTTATGGAAAATCAACAAGGAAAGCTCGTGCTCGAAAGCAAACCAATGATGATCACTTCAGAAGAGAAGTATAtattggtgtcattgatcaaataAGTCAAGAACTTGATAATCGGTTTGATGAGATCAATATGGAGTTGTTGTCTTGTATGGTGGCATTCAATCCTTCTAAATCGTTTGAGTCTTTTGATGCGCAGAAGCTACGCAGACTAGCTGAGTTCTACCCAAAGGACTTCTCAAAAAATAATTTGCGCAGACATGAATTGCAGCtagataattatattgatgacatcaagCAGGATGATAGATTCAAAGGTCTAGAAaatattgttgatctctcagttaagcttgttCAAACGAAGAGACATAAAGTGTATGATATGGTTTATGAGCTTCTCAAATTGGTGCTGCTTCTACCTGTGGCAACAGCaagtgttgaaagggtattttctgcatTGGTTTTAGTGAAAACAAAAACCCGAAACAAGATGGGAGATAGTCTTCTGGATGATTGTCTCGTCACTTTCATTGAGCGAgatattttctttgaagttgatgaagatgacATAATTGAGACATTTATGTCCCTTCGAACGCGTCGAATAAACTCATCAGCAAGATAA
- the LOC136453899 gene encoding putative lipid-transfer protein DIR1: MAGRRVCMNKAVAVVALLALLLAAGEAEQICKVDRDTVLKQCGESCSSGTPSQGCCDALRHADFGCLCHDYWDKLKAMPAYARCAQHSAPGAQAIPSKCNLPNAKCH, translated from the exons ATGGCCGGGAGAAGGGTGTGCATGAACAAGGCCGTGGCGGTCGTGGCGCTGCTGGCTCTGCTCCTGGCGGCGGGCGAGGCCGAACAGATCTGCAAGGTCGACCGGGACACGGTGTTGAAGCAGTGCGGCGAGTCCTGCTCGAGCGGCACGCCGAGCCAGGGGTGCTGCGACGCGCTGAGACACGCCGACTTCGGCTGCCTCTGCCACGACTACTGGGACAAGCTCAAGGCCATGCCCGCCTACGCCAGATGCGCCCAGCA CTCCGCCCCTGGCGCCCAGGCCATCCCTTCCAAGTGCAACCTCCCAAACGCCAAGTGCCACTAA